TGGATTTGACCAATTGCATAGGTTTATCCTCAGTAGAGTTTGTTTTGTTGAACTTGTTTCTAATGCAGTATTTTGCCATTGCCCGGAGAGAACACAAACCCCGGGCAGGGGCCCACTTCTTTACCCTTTGAGGGTTTGCTCCAGCACGTGCAGCTCATGGTTGCACTCGGCGTTCTTGGCCCGGTCCTGGGCGATCTTGCGCACCGCATGCAGCACGGTGGTGTGGTCGCGTCCGCCGAACAGCTCGCCGATTTCCGGCAGGCTCTTTTGCGTCAGTTCCTTGGCCAGGTACATGGCGATCTGGCGCGGGCGGGCGATGTTCGCCGGCCTGCGCTTGGAATACATGTCCGCGACCTTGATGTTGAAGAAGTCGGCCACGGTCTTCTGGATGTTTTCCACCGAAATCTGGCGGTTCTGCACCGACAGCAGATCCTTCAGGGCTTCCTTCACCACGTCGATGGTGATGTCCTTGCCGTGGAAGCGCGAGTAGGCCAGGATCTTGCGCAGCGCGCCTTCCAGCTCGCGCACGTTGGAGCGCAGGTGCTTGGCCACGAAGAAGGCGACGTCGTCGTTCAGGGTCACGCCCTCGGACTGGGCCTTCTTGAGCAGGATCGCCACGCGCATCTCGAGCTCCGGCGGCTCGATCGCCACCGTCAGGCCCGAGTCGAAGCGCGAGATCAGGCGGTCGTCCATGCCGGTGATCTCTTTCGGATAGGTATCCGAAGTGATGATGATCTGTTTCTTGGCTGCAATCAGGGCTTCGAAGGCATAGAAGAACTCTTCCTGGGTACGGCTCTTGCCGCCAAAGAATTGAATATCGTCGATCAGCAGCATGTCCAGCGAGTGGTAGTAATGCTTGAAGTCGTCGAAGCCCTTGCGCTGGTAGGCGGTGACGACGTCGCGCACGTACTGCTCGGCGTGGATGTAGCGGATGCGCGCGCCCGGCTGGTCGGCCATGACCTGGTTGCCGATCGCGTGGATCAGGTGGGTCTTGCCCAGGCCCACGCCGCCGTAGAAGAACAGCGGGTTGTAGGACACGCCCGGGTTGTTGGCGACCTGGATCGCGGCGGCGCGCGCCAGCTGGTTGGCCTTACCGGTCACGAAGCTCTCGAAAGTCAGCTCGGTGTTGATGCGGCTCTGCTCGCGCTTGGGCGAATTAGCGATGTTCAGGTTCTGGACGGTGTTTTCCTGGCCGACGGGCGGCGGACGCAGCAGGCCCGTGCCGGGCGCGGCGCCATCGCTGTTGGGCGGGACCGGCGCCGCCGGCTTGCGCGGCGGGTTGGTGCGCGGGTCGAGCACGAACTGCACCTCCACCGGCGCTTCCCAGTACTGGGCGGCGAGCTCGGTGATGCGCGTGGCGAACTGCGTCTTGACCCAGTCGAGCTTGAAGCGGTTGGGCGCGGCGATGCGCAGCTTGCCGTCTTCGTAGTCGAGGGCGACCAGGGGTTTGATCCACGCACTGTACTGCTGGGGCGTCAGTTCAAGCTCCAGCTGCGCGGAACAGGTCTGCCAGAAATTTTCCATACTTCGCTAATTGATACGTAACACGCTATTTTACCTGTCTCTGCGGGAGTTATCCACAGGTTGTCGCGACTATTTTCAAGCAAAAGCGGGGCCGGCGCAGCACCGCAGGCGGCGTCCGGTGGGGGAAAACCACGGCGGATTGAACAACAGCCGCCTTGACAGTCGGGCCGGAAGTAGGGTCTAATTCAGGGTTCCCCGCCCGGTCACCATGTCGTGCTGTCAATTCGACAGCGGATGCAGGCCGGGCGAAGAGTATCTGCTGTGGCGTGACGCTGGCTTAACATCTGCGAACTGTCATTGGCGCCGAATCCTGACGACGAGACGTCAGACCCGATTTTGCAATTTCTTTTGCTTTAAGCGAGACCACCATGAAACGTACTTACCAACCTTCCGTCGTTCGTCGCAAGCGCACGCACGGCTTCCGCGCACGTATGGCTACCCGTGGTGGCCGTCAGGTCCTGAACGCACGCCGCGCCAAGGGCCGCAAGCGCCTGGCAGTCGTCTAAGCACGGCACGCCCGCAGAGCGACGCGGTCGGCCATGACAGGCGAAGGTTCGCACGACTTCGCGCGCGCTCGGCGCATCGTTAAAACGGATGAATTTTCATCCGTTTTTCGTTTGCGGCCGGCACAAAAAACCGCGCATTTCGTGCTCTACACCCGACCCAGCACGCTGCCGCATGCGCGGCTGGGCGTCGTCGCGGCCAAGCGTTTCGCACCGCGCGCGGTCACGCGCAACACGATCAAGCGCGTCACGCGCGAGCTGTTCCGCACCAGCCGGCTCCAGGCCGTCGACTGCATCGTGCGCCTGTCGCGCCCGGTGAACGCCAAGGACGGTCCGGCGACCACCCGCGCCCTCAAGGCCGAGCTGCGCGCCGAACTGACGCGCCTGTTCGCTTCCCAGCGCCCGCGCCGCGCGCCCGGCGATCCTGCGACCCCCTCATCATGAAGACGCTGCTCGTCTGGTTGCTGCGCGGCTACCAGCTGCTGCTGTCCCCGATGATCGGGCCGAAGTGCCGTTTTTATCCGAGCTGTTCCAGTTACGCGATCGAGGCCCTGCAGGTGCACGGCGCCGCCCGCGGCTCGCTGCTGGCCGCGCGCCGCGTGTGCCGCTGCCACCCGTGGAACCCGGGCGGCGTCGATCCGGTGCCGCCGCGCACCAGGGATTCCCATCCGGCCGCTAAAGGCTGTCATCACTCCTGACGAAGACCCCAATGGAAATCAATAAACGTACCATTCTGTGGATCGTGTTCGCCATCTCCCTGATTGTTCTGTGGAACAACTGGATGGTGTCGACCGGTCAGCAGTCGCTGTTCTCGCCGGCCAACCCGGCCAAGGTCGCCCAGCAGCAGGCCGCCGCCAAGCCGAACGACGTGCCCGCGCCTGCGCAAGCGGGCAGCGCCGCCGTGCCCGGCACGCCGGCCGCCGCCGCAGCCCCGGGCGCACCGGCCGCGCCCGCCGTGGCCCCGCGCCAGACCGTCACCGTCACCACCGACGTGGTCAAGGTCGACATCGACACCCAGGGCGGCGTCATCAAGCGCCTCGAGCTGCTGAACTATCCGGACCACTTCGACAAGACCAAGAACCAGGTCCTGTTCGACGTCAGCGGCAACAACGTCTACCTGGGCCAGACCGGCCTGATCGGCACCAGCGCCGCCGGCGTGCTGCCGAACCACACCACCCCGTTCACCGTCCGTCCGGGTGTGCGCACCCTGGGCAACGGCAACCAGGTGCAGGTCGTGATGGACGCGGAGCAGGGCGGCGTGCGCCTGACCAAGACCCTGACCTTCCGCCGCGGCGACTACGTGATCGGCATCCGCCATGACGTGACCAATACCAGCGCCGCGCCGGTCCAGCCTTCGCTCTACCTGCAGCTCCAGCACGACGGCAACAAGCCTGCCAACGATTCCTGGTTCATGTCGAGCTACACCGGCCCGACCCTGTACACCGCCGAGGACAAGTACCAGAAGCTGACCTTCGAGGAAATCGAGAAGGGCAAGGCCGAGCACTCGACCAAGGCCAACAACGGCTGGGTTGCGATCTCGCAGCACTTCTTCGTCTCGGCCTTCATCCCGGCCGACCAGATCCAGCGCGACATCTTCACCAAGAAGATCGCGACCAACCTGTACGCCATCGGCACCGTGCAGCCGCTGGGCAGCGTGGCCCCGGGCGCGACCGTGTCGACCGACACCCGCCTGTATTCGGGTCCGCAGGACGAGAAGACCCTGGAGAAGATCGCCCCGGGCCTGGAGCTGGTGAAGGACTACGGCATGCTGACCGTGATCGCCAAGCCGATCTTCTGGGTGATGGACCAGCTGCACTCCCTGCTGGGCAACTGGGGCTGGACCATCGTCGCCCTGACCATCCTGATCAAGCTGGCCTTCTTCCCGCTGTCGGCGGCCGGCTACCGCAGCATGGCCAAGATGCGCGTGGTGACGCCGAAGATGCAGGCGATCCGCGAGCGCTACAAGAACGACCCGATGAAGATGCAGCAGGCCACCATGGAGCTGTACAAGACCGAGAAGATCAACCCGCTGGGCGGCTGCCTGCCGATCCTGGTGCAGATGCCGGTCTTCTTCGCCCTGTACTGGGTGCTGCAGGCCTCGGTCGAGATGCGCGGCGCGCCCTGGATCGGCTGGATCACCGACCTGACCCAGCCGGACCCGTACTACATCCTGCCGATCCTGTACGCGGTGTCGATGTACATCACCACCAAGCTGAACCCGCAGCCGACCGATCCGGTGCAGGCGAAGATGATGCTGTTCATGCCGCTGGCGTTCTCGGTCATCTTCTTCTTCTTCCCCTCGGGGCTGGTGCTGTACTGGGTGGTCAACAACATCCTGTCGATCGCGCAGCAGTGGGTGATCACCAAGAAGTACGAGACGGCCAAGTAATCCGCTGCCGCTTCGCGAAGAACCCGCGCCGTGGCGCGGGTTTTTTTATGGGCTGATGGTGCGATCGTAAACCTGGATCCCGCGGGGCCGCCGAGGCCTGTGCCGGGATGACGTCTTGAAGCCGCGGGCCAACCTATAGGTCAATGGCCCGCTCCCTTAGCACGTCATCCCGGCGCAGGCCGGGATCCAAGTTCTGCCCGCACACCCCTCAGCCCGCAAAACCCGAATCCCTTACAATCCCCCCATGAAACTCGACACCTCCCCCATCGCCGCCATCGCCACCGCCCCCGGCCGCGGCGGCATCGGCGTCGTGCGCGCCTCCGGCAAGTCGCTGGCCCCGCTGATCGACGCCCTGTTCCCCGGCGCCACCCTGGCCCCGCGCCACGCCACCTACATCCCCTTCAAGGACGCCGCCGGCAGCGTGATCGACCAGGGCATCGCCCTCTACTTCAAGGGCCCGCATTCCTACACCGGCGAAGACGTGCTCGAACTCCAGGGCCACGGTGGCCCGATCGTGCTGCAGATGCTGCTCCAGCGGGTGCTGGAAGCCGGCGCCGCGCACGGCCTGCGACTGGCCGAACCGGGCGAATTCACCCGCCGCGCCTTCCTGAACGACAAGCTCGACCTGGCCCAGGCCGAAGCCGTGGCCGACCTGATCGACGCCTCCACCGAAGCCGCCGCCAAGTCGGCCTCGCAGTCGCTGTCGGGCGCCTTCTCGCAGGTGGTGCACAAGCTGGTCGACCAGACCATCAACCTGCGCATGCTGGTCGAAGCCACCCTCGACTTCCCGGAAGAGGAGATCGACTTTCTCGAGAAGTCGAACGCGCGCGGCCAGCTGGCCGACATCATCGAGGCGCTGGAAGCGGTGTTCCGCCAGGCCGCGCAAGGCGCGCTGCTGCGCGAAGGCCTGAACGTGGTGCTGGTGGGCCAGCCCAACGTCGGCAAGTCCTCCCTGCTCAACGCCCTGGCCGGCGCCGACGTCGCCATCGTCACCCCGATCGCCGGCACCACCCGCGACAAGGTGACCGAGACCATCCAGATCGAAGGCATCCCGCTCAACATCATCGATACCGCAGGCATCCGCGCGCTCGACGAAGGCGTGGACGTGGTCGAGGCGATCGGCATCGAGCGCACCTGGGGCGAAGTCGGCAAGGCCGACGTGATCCTGCACCTGCTGGACGCGAACCTGGGGCCGAGCAAGGCCGACGAGGAGATCGTGGCCGCCTTCCCCGAAGGCGTGCCGGTGCTGCGCATCTGGAACAAGATCGACCTGTCGGGCCACAGGCCGTCGAAGGAAGAGGGCGCGGACGCCACCCACCTCTACCTGTCGGCGCACGAGAAGCTCGGCATCGAACTGCTGCGCGCCGAGCTGCTGCGCATCGCCGGCTGGCAGCAGACCGGCGAATCGCTCTACCTGGCGCGCGAACGCCACCTGATCGCACTGCGGGCCGCGCGCGAGCACCTCGAACTGGCGCGCCAGCACGCGATGCAGGATGACCAGTCGCTCGACCTGTTCGCCGAGGAGTTGCGCCTGGCGCAGGATCAGCTCTCCAGTATCACCGGGCAGTTCACGCCGGATGACTTGCTGGGGGTGATCTTCAGCCGGTTCTGCATCGGTAAATGAATCTTGCAGAGTGAGCTCGGAGATTCGCTGCTGTCAGCGCTCAGAGCTCTCGAGAGAGGGCGCTCGGGCGTCGCATCAGTCTGCAACACGGCCCTGATGTTCATGAGCGGACAGAGAATGCGTAGACCCTCTATCGACCCGAAGCGGACCACCCGGGGTCAGTCCATCATGGACACGAAAGCGCCGGTTTGCGGGTCTCTCGCAAACGATGCGCCTCCAGGCGCATCAAGAAGATCGATGAAGGAATCATCTTTGGAAAGCACCCGGCCGAGGGAAACGAAGGCAATATTGTCCGGGTCATCCATGTACTCATCCGATTCGTCACCCGCCGCGATGCGCCAGCCGCTATCGTTCTCATTGTCAGGCTCCTCACGGTACAAATAGCCGACTTTCGCCCCATCGCTCAGAATCCGTTGAGTGACGAAACATCGTTTGGCATATCGCTCGACGATATTATCGTGGCTGTCATGCGGCGTATTGATGATGTGCCGGGCATCGAAGGCCACCTCATCACCCAGCTTCAGGTCTTTGATCCAATAGGGCTCGTTGTCCAGCCGTCCAAGAAATTTCCCGTCCAGGCCAACATGATCCACGATTACCCACATTCTCTCGGCTCCCGGCGCCTCGGGGTCGTCTGACTCGAAATTGAAAATCAGCTTGACGACGTCGCCGGGTCGGACGAGCGCGATTGCTTCCCTGGGCGGTTTGAAGAAGGTGTATTTGTTCGCGGCTGCCAACTCATCCGCATCTTCCAGCGTCCAACTCGGCATACGATGTCATCCCTCATCAGGTTTCATGATCTTCGCTAATAGCAGCAAGCGTCCGCATTTGACCGGTAAGGAACGCTTCACCGGCTCAGTGTACCGAGCCCTTGCCGCGTGAGCAATCCGCGCATTTCCCCATGCGCCCTTAGTCCACCAAAGGAGCCAGCAGCTCCGCCACCCAGTCCATGAACAGACGGGTGCGCGCCGGCACGTGGCGGCGCGAAGGATAGACAAAGGACAGCGGCATCGAGGCCGGACGATATTCCGGCAGCACCTCCACCAGCCGTCTCGCCTCCACCAGCGCCGCCACCCCCACCGCCGGCGCCTGCGCGATGCCCAGCCCCGCCACGCAGGCCGCGCGATAAGCCGCCGTGTTGTTGACCGTGAGCGCGCCCGGCGCCGGCAGGCGCTGGGTCGCTTCGCCATCGAACCATTCCCAGCAGGGCGCGCTCCCGCCGAGCTGGGTGTCGTAGTGCACCAGCCGGTGCTGCGCCAGATCCTCCAGGCTGCGCGGCACGCCATGGCGCGCGATGTAGTCCGGACTGGCGCAGTTGACCACCCGGAAGCTGCCGAGATGGCGCGCCACCAGGTTGGAATCCGTCAGCTCGCCGATGCGTATCACGCAGTCGTAGCCGTCGCGCACCAGGTCCACCCGCCGGTCCATGCTGCCGAGGTCCACCAGCAGTTGCGGATGGCGCGCCATGAATTCGCCCAGGCGCGGCAGCACGATATCGGTGGCCAGGCTGACCGGCATGTCCACCCGCAGGCGGCCGGTGACGCCGGCCCCGCCCTCGCGGAACATGGCGCGCAGCGCTTCCACCTGCTCCAGCACCTCACGGCTGCGTGCGAAATAGGCTTCGCCCTCCTGGGTCATCTGCACGCGGCGCGTGGTGCGCTGCAGGAGCCGGGTGCCGAGCTGCTGCTCTAGCTCGCGCACGGCGGCCGACACCGTCGCATTCGGCAAGCCGAGCTGGCGCGCCGCGCCGCTGAAGCTGCCCAGTTCGGCCACCTTGAGAAAGACCGCGATCGTATCGAGTTCGTTCATGGATTTTTCGTAGATCCTGCAAAGTCCAAGCAGAAATGGCGGATTTATTACCGCGCGCACGAAAAATATACTGGCTCCATCAATTTTCCTCAAGGAGCCCAGGCATGAAGACCCACCATACCCGCATCGCCCTGATCACCGGCGCCAGCCGCGGCCTCGGCCGCAACATCGCGAGTCATCTGGCCGAGCGCGGCGTCGACCCCATCCTCACCTACCACCGGAATGCGTCCGCCGCCGCCGAAGTGGTGGACGAACTGCGCGCCCTCGGCCGCCGCGCCACCGCGCTGCCGCTCGACGTCGCCGACAGCCGCGCCTTCCCGGCCTTCGCCGCCCAGGTGCGCGAAGTGGTGCAAGGCTGGGGACGCGAGCGCTTCGACATCCTGGTCAACAACGCCGGCAGCGGCCTGCACCTGCCTTACCTCGAGACCACCGAGGAGCAGTTCGACAGCATGGTCGCGATCCACCTGAAGTCGGCCTTCTTCCTGACCCAGGCGCTGGCGCCGTTGCTGGAAGACGGCGGCCGCATCCTCAACGTGTCGAGCGGGCTGGCGCGCTTCACCGTGGAGAACTATGCGGCCTATGCGATGGCCAAGGGCGGGGTCGAGGTGCTGACGCGCTACCAGGCGCGCGAGCTGGCGGCGCGGAGAATCAAGGTCAACGTGATCGCCCCGGGGGCGATCGAGACCGACTTCAGCGGCGGCGCGGTGCGCGACAATCCCCAGCTCAACGCCATGATCGCCGGCATGACGGCCCTGGGCCGGGCCGGCCTGCCGGACGACATCGGCGCCGCCGCCGCGGCGCTGCTGGACGAGGGCAATGGCTGGATGACGGGACAGCGCATCGAGGTCTCGGGCGGCATGATGCTCTGAGCAGGCGCAACTGTTACGGAAGGTAATCGTCCGGCAGGGGCGGCGCGGCTCGTGCTAGGCTGGCGCTTCCTTTGAAACCGGACAGCCATGATGCGACTGCGATCCCTTCCCACGCGCTCCCTGGCCAGGTTCGCCGGCGTGGTGGCAGCGGCGAGCCTGCTGGCCTCCTGCGCCAACCTGGCCGGCCCGCGCCAGGTCGAACTGCCGCTGCACAAGCTGCAGGCCGGCCTCGAACGCCGCTTCCCGCTCGATAACCGCATGCTCGACGTGCTCAACGTGCGCCTCACGCGCCCGCAGCTGTCGATCCAGCCCGAGCAGGACCGCGTGGCGCTCGCGCTCGACGCCTCGGTCAGCCCGCCCTTCATGAGCGAAAGCTGGCAGGGCAAGCTGGCCTTCTCGGGCCGCCTCTACGTCGACCCCAACCGCTCCGCCGTGATGATGGCGGAGCCGCGCGTCGACCGCCTCGACTTCGGCGCCGGCAGCGGTCTGGCCGAGCGCCAGGTGGCGAACGTCGCCAATAGCATGATCGGCATGCTGGCGCGCGACGTCCCGGTCTACGCCTTCCGCATGGAAGACCTGCGCTACGCGGGCGTGCAGTTCGTCCCGACCCGCATCGCCACCACCCAGCGCGGACTCCTGGTGACCCTGGAGCCGGTGCGCTGACAAGCGCCGTCACGCCGGTCCTGCACGGAACGCCAACCTAAGCTATGATTTTTGCACCGTGCCGTAAATGGTCAGAGGAGAAACGTTGCTCGAATGCTCCAACGCCAACCCGCCGGATACTTCGGCGTTGCACTGCCTGCGCATTACGCGCACACTGGCACGAGCGGTTGCGATAACGCTGGAGCAGCCCGGAGTTTGCGCCAACCGGGGTGTTTCGCCTTGCTTGCGGTTTCTCATGCACACGGTATTCCACTGAAGTAACCTTTCTTCAGTTCAGTCTGCCGTAGGGGGTGGATCTTGGAAACGACACACGAGAGTTTTCCGGACAACGGGTTGCCCGCCGAGCCGCCCATCGCCGCCGTGGCGGCAGGCGCCATGCCTTCGCGGCTGAGCCTTCCGGCCAAGGGATCGTGCTGGTATTGCGAGAAGCCGCTCGACAGCGTACGCCGCTTCTGCGGCAAGTCCTGCGCCGACTCCTTCGACGAGGAAGCGGAATTCACCCGCTGAACCGGCGCGCCCGACGGGCGGCGCTGGCCTAGGCGTCGCCTCTTCCTTCCAGCACCGCGAGCGCACGCTCGAAATCGAAATCGCGCACGGCCGCGTCCAGCAGGCGCATGCGCTCGGGGCCGAGCGCGGCCAGGAAGGCGTCGTGGCGCTGCGCCAGCAGGGCGGGCGCGGCGCCGTCGCCGATGTCCAGCATGGCGCGCAGGCGTGCGATGTCCTCGGGCGAGGCCGCCGCCACCACGGCGTCCGGGCCGGGCGGGCTCAAGACCGTGTCGAGCTGCTCCAGCACCCGCCCCAGTTCGTCCGCGAGTTCGTCGGCCAGCGCGCCGGCCGGCTGCAGCGCCGCTTCTCCATGGGTACGGAAGGCCAGTTCGACGCCAAGCGCCAACTGGCGCAGGCGGCGCGCCTCGACCATCGCGGCCGCGCCTTTCAGGGTATGGACCACGCGCTGGGCCAGCGCCGCGTCGCCGGCGGCGAGCGCCCGGCGCAGGCGCGCCGCGGCGTCGTGGTAGTCGGAGCGAAAGCGCGCCAGCACCCGCAGGTGCATGGCCCGGTCCCCCATCACGCGATCGAGGCCGGCGACCAGGTCGAGCGCCGGCTCCGCCGAGTCGGCGGCGTCTTGCTGCGCCGTGCGCTCCGGCCGCATCAGCGCGTGGTGAAGGACCACTGGCGCGTCACCGGGCTGCCATTGACCGTGCCGGTGAAGCTGACGTCGTAGGTGGTGGCGCCGCGCAGCGGATCCAGCGGCACGATCGCGGCCGCGGTCTTGATCTCGCCCGCCGGGTCGACGCGCTGCACCGCCAGGTCGGCGCCGCCGCGCGGGCGCACCGTGAAGGTCTGCACCACCAGCGAGGCGTCGAGGTTGGCGTGCACGCTGATCGGATAGCCCACCTGGTTGCGGTTCGGGATCGGGTCCGGCTCCTCGGTGTCGCTGAAGAAGTTCGGCGTCACCTGGCCCTGGCCGTTGTAGGGCCAGGTCGTGATCGTGCCGCGCGCGATGCCGGGGCCGAAGCCGCCGCGCGCCGCGAAATTGGCGGTGAAGTAGTTGTAGCCGTTGGCCGCGCTGGCCGCGCCGGTGCCGATCTCCTTGAACATCGGCTCGAACATCACGAAGCGGTGGTAGATCGCCGTGATCAGTTCCTCGGCCATGAAGGCGCCGGAACGGTTGTTGGTGCCGGAGATGACTTCGCCATACGCATAGCCGTCGACCGGAATGGTATAGCCGGCGGCGTTCAGGCGATCCTTCAGGGTGGCGCCGGTGAAGCCCTGGCGGCCCGGGACCTGGTCGTGGCTCATCACGTTGTTGATGCGCAGGTATTCGGAGTGGCCGAGGGCCGCGTTGTTGATCTGCGCATTCTCCGCCACGGTCGGCATGCCGGCCTGGGTGCGGCGGTAGTTGATCCAGTTGCGGCCATCGAGGGCGATATTGCCGGTCTGCGCAGGCGCAGCGGGCGTGTCCGCCACCGGAGGCGCGGCGGGCGCCGTGCCGTTGCCGGCCGCCGGCGTGGTGCTCACCGGAGGATTGGCCGCAGGGCTGTCGCTGCCGCCACCGCCGCACGCGGCCAGGGCCAGGGCGGAACCCAGCGCCGCAACGATCGTTCGCCAGCGAAGCGTGTAGCTCATGTTGCAACTCCTGTCAATACGTGGAAGGAATGCGACATTTTAGGGGAAAACGCCGCAACGCGACGGCCGTTAGGCTCAAGCGCAACAGCTTATTTTGCACCCTGTAGAATATGGCATCCATTCTCTTGTCAAGTCAGCCATACGTGAAACCGACCAGCAAGCAACGCCTCGCGCGCGCCAAGTTCGCCCTGCCCAGCTCCGTCACCCTGCTGTCGATCGCCTGCGGCTTCGGCAGCATCGTGATCTCGGTCGACAATGCCCATATCGGCGATCCGGGCGACTTCCGCCTGGCCGCGATCCTGCTGGTGCTGGCCGGCGTGTTCGACGCCCTGGACGGCTTCGTGGCGCGCGCCACCAACACCCAGTCCAGCTTCGGGGTGCAGCTCGATTCGATCGCCGACGTGATGAACTTCGGCTGCGCCCCCGGCCTGCTGCTGTACTGCTACGGCTTCGGCCAGATGGCGGTCGACCACCCGACCCTGGTGCGCATGGGCGGCCTGGCCTGCTTCGTGTTCGTGGCCTGCGGCGCGCTGCGCCTGGCGCGCTTCAACATCAGCCACGGCCGCACCGACCCGCGCTACTTCGTCGGCATGCCGATCACTGCGGGGGCGGCCTGCGTGGCCTCGGTGGTGGTGGCCTGGCCCGACCCGGCGACCACCATGGCCCAGGCCTTCCTGATCGCGGGCCTGATGGTGGCGGTGGGCGCGCTGATGGTGTCGACCATCCGCTTCCCCAGCTCCAAGCACCCGCGCGGCAAGGTCATGATCGGCCTGCTGGTCGCGTGCGCGATCCTGCTGGCGCTGCTGCAGACGCGCTTCTTCGTGCTGTTCTTCCTGCTCTACGTGTGCGCGACCCTGCTGCTGAACCTCGCCTGGCGCACCGGCTGGACCGGCGTGGCGCCGCCCAGGGTCTACGACGAGGCCGACGAGGTCTAGGCGTCGGCGCGGCAGCGCGCGAACCCTTCTGCCGCGCAGGCGCTCAGGCGAACTTGTCGAGCATCGCCGCCAGGCGGGCGGCGCGCTCGCGCGCTTCCTCGAGGTCGGCGCTGGCGCCGGTCTGGGTGATGATGGCGGCGGTGAGGAGCTGGACGAAGGAGCGGTCCAGGGCCTTGCGCGCGGCCGCCATCTGCTGGGCCACCGCGTCGCAGTCCGAGGGCGCGTCGGCCAGCGCGATCAGCTTCTGCACCC
This genomic window from Massilia sp. KIM contains:
- the dnaA gene encoding chromosomal replication initiator protein DnaA encodes the protein MENFWQTCSAQLELELTPQQYSAWIKPLVALDYEDGKLRIAAPNRFKLDWVKTQFATRITELAAQYWEAPVEVQFVLDPRTNPPRKPAAPVPPNSDGAAPGTGLLRPPPVGQENTVQNLNIANSPKREQSRINTELTFESFVTGKANQLARAAAIQVANNPGVSYNPLFFYGGVGLGKTHLIHAIGNQVMADQPGARIRYIHAEQYVRDVVTAYQRKGFDDFKHYYHSLDMLLIDDIQFFGGKSRTQEEFFYAFEALIAAKKQIIITSDTYPKEITGMDDRLISRFDSGLTVAIEPPELEMRVAILLKKAQSEGVTLNDDVAFFVAKHLRSNVRELEGALRKILAYSRFHGKDITIDVVKEALKDLLSVQNRQISVENIQKTVADFFNIKVADMYSKRRPANIARPRQIAMYLAKELTQKSLPEIGELFGGRDHTTVLHAVRKIAQDRAKNAECNHELHVLEQTLKG
- the rpmH gene encoding 50S ribosomal protein L34; the protein is MKRTYQPSVVRRKRTHGFRARMATRGGRQVLNARRAKGRKRLAVV
- the rnpA gene encoding ribonuclease P protein component; this translates as MTGEGSHDFARARRIVKTDEFSSVFRLRPAQKTAHFVLYTRPSTLPHARLGVVAAKRFAPRAVTRNTIKRVTRELFRTSRLQAVDCIVRLSRPVNAKDGPATTRALKAELRAELTRLFASQRPRRAPGDPATPSS
- the yidD gene encoding membrane protein insertion efficiency factor YidD, whose product is MKTLLVWLLRGYQLLLSPMIGPKCRFYPSCSSYAIEALQVHGAARGSLLAARRVCRCHPWNPGGVDPVPPRTRDSHPAAKGCHHS
- the yidC gene encoding membrane protein insertase YidC; the protein is MEINKRTILWIVFAISLIVLWNNWMVSTGQQSLFSPANPAKVAQQQAAAKPNDVPAPAQAGSAAVPGTPAAAAAPGAPAAPAVAPRQTVTVTTDVVKVDIDTQGGVIKRLELLNYPDHFDKTKNQVLFDVSGNNVYLGQTGLIGTSAAGVLPNHTTPFTVRPGVRTLGNGNQVQVVMDAEQGGVRLTKTLTFRRGDYVIGIRHDVTNTSAAPVQPSLYLQLQHDGNKPANDSWFMSSYTGPTLYTAEDKYQKLTFEEIEKGKAEHSTKANNGWVAISQHFFVSAFIPADQIQRDIFTKKIATNLYAIGTVQPLGSVAPGATVSTDTRLYSGPQDEKTLEKIAPGLELVKDYGMLTVIAKPIFWVMDQLHSLLGNWGWTIVALTILIKLAFFPLSAAGYRSMAKMRVVTPKMQAIRERYKNDPMKMQQATMELYKTEKINPLGGCLPILVQMPVFFALYWVLQASVEMRGAPWIGWITDLTQPDPYYILPILYAVSMYITTKLNPQPTDPVQAKMMLFMPLAFSVIFFFFPSGLVLYWVVNNILSIAQQWVITKKYETAK
- the mnmE gene encoding tRNA uridine-5-carboxymethylaminomethyl(34) synthesis GTPase MnmE; translation: MKLDTSPIAAIATAPGRGGIGVVRASGKSLAPLIDALFPGATLAPRHATYIPFKDAAGSVIDQGIALYFKGPHSYTGEDVLELQGHGGPIVLQMLLQRVLEAGAAHGLRLAEPGEFTRRAFLNDKLDLAQAEAVADLIDASTEAAAKSASQSLSGAFSQVVHKLVDQTINLRMLVEATLDFPEEEIDFLEKSNARGQLADIIEALEAVFRQAAQGALLREGLNVVLVGQPNVGKSSLLNALAGADVAIVTPIAGTTRDKVTETIQIEGIPLNIIDTAGIRALDEGVDVVEAIGIERTWGEVGKADVILHLLDANLGPSKADEEIVAAFPEGVPVLRIWNKIDLSGHRPSKEEGADATHLYLSAHEKLGIELLRAELLRIAGWQQTGESLYLARERHLIALRAAREHLELARQHAMQDDQSLDLFAEELRLAQDQLSSITGQFTPDDLLGVIFSRFCIGK
- a CDS encoding LysR family transcriptional regulator, with product MNELDTIAVFLKVAELGSFSGAARQLGLPNATVSAAVRELEQQLGTRLLQRTTRRVQMTQEGEAYFARSREVLEQVEALRAMFREGGAGVTGRLRVDMPVSLATDIVLPRLGEFMARHPQLLVDLGSMDRRVDLVRDGYDCVIRIGELTDSNLVARHLGSFRVVNCASPDYIARHGVPRSLEDLAQHRLVHYDTQLGGSAPCWEWFDGEATQRLPAPGALTVNNTAAYRAACVAGLGIAQAPAVGVAALVEARRLVEVLPEYRPASMPLSFVYPSRRHVPARTRLFMDWVAELLAPLVD
- a CDS encoding SDR family NAD(P)-dependent oxidoreductase, which encodes MKTHHTRIALITGASRGLGRNIASHLAERGVDPILTYHRNASAAAEVVDELRALGRRATALPLDVADSRAFPAFAAQVREVVQGWGRERFDILVNNAGSGLHLPYLETTEEQFDSMVAIHLKSAFFLTQALAPLLEDGGRILNVSSGLARFTVENYAAYAMAKGGVEVLTRYQARELAARRIKVNVIAPGAIETDFSGGAVRDNPQLNAMIAGMTALGRAGLPDDIGAAAAALLDEGNGWMTGQRIEVSGGMML
- a CDS encoding DUF1439 domain-containing protein, with the translated sequence MMRLRSLPTRSLARFAGVVAAASLLASCANLAGPRQVELPLHKLQAGLERRFPLDNRMLDVLNVRLTRPQLSIQPEQDRVALALDASVSPPFMSESWQGKLAFSGRLYVDPNRSAVMMAEPRVDRLDFGAGSGLAERQVANVANSMIGMLARDVPVYAFRMEDLRYAGVQFVPTRIATTQRGLLVTLEPVR
- a CDS encoding Hpt domain-containing protein produces the protein MVLHHALMRPERTAQQDAADSAEPALDLVAGLDRVMGDRAMHLRVLARFRSDYHDAAARLRRALAAGDAALAQRVVHTLKGAAAMVEARRLRQLALGVELAFRTHGEAALQPAGALADELADELGRVLEQLDTVLSPPGPDAVVAAASPEDIARLRAMLDIGDGAAPALLAQRHDAFLAALGPERMRLLDAAVRDFDFERALAVLEGRGDA